From the genome of Thiovibrio frasassiensis:
GGCGAGTCCGGAAGCGGCAAGGAGGTTCTGGCCCGGCATCTCCATTGCCGGCGGCAGAAGGAGGAGGGCGTTGGTCAGGGGCAGAGCCCGTTCTTTGCCGTCAACTGCACGGCCTTGCCGGAAAATCTCATCGAAAGCGAGCTGTTCGGCCATGTGAAAGGCGCTTTCACCGACGCCCGGACCGACAAAAAGGGGATTTTTGAGCTGGCTGGGGATGGCACCCTGCTTCTTGATGAAATTGGGGACATGCGGTTGGATCTCCAGGCAAAACTGCTGCGGGTTCTGGAGGAGAGGACGGTCCGGCGGCTGGGGGGGAGTGTTGATCTGCCCGTGCAGGCGACGGTGATCGTCACCACCAATAAGGATCTTCAGGCCGCTTCGGAACAGGGGGGCTTTCGGAAGGATCTGTTTTTCCGGCTGAGCGCTTTTGCCTTGGAGTTGCCGCCCCTGAGGGAACGGGAGGATGACATCCTCCTCCTTGCCCGGCATTTTTTACGCTATTTTTCCAGTAAATATCTCAAAAAAGGGATCAAGGGCTTTTCCGTCGATGCCGAACGGGCCATGCTGGCCTATGCTTGGCCCGGGAACGTGCGGGAGTTGCGCAACATCATCGAGCGGTGCGTGGTGCTTGAGGAGATGGAAACCATCACCCGGGAGCATCTTCTCCCGAATCTGGCCGGTTGGGCGGATGCTGCGGCGGTCGCATCCGCGAGAATCATCCTGCCGGAAGAAGGGCTTTCTCTCGAGGGGTTGGAAAAGGATCTTATCCGCCAGGCGTTGGAAAGGACAGGCGCCAACCAGACCAAGGCCGCCAAGTTGTTGGGTATTTCCTATGACACCCTGCGGTACCAGATGAAAAAGTTTGCTCTGGTCTGAAGGGGCGCCTAGAGAAACTCCTCGAAATAGTCCAGGTCCTTGTGAAAGGTCTCTTCAAGCCCGGCCAGGGCAAGAAAGGCTGCGATTAGGCAGATCGCGCCGACCAACAGGGCGCTGGACTCCAGGCTGAGATAATTGCGGCCCAGTTGGAAAAGCATGGTGATCGGCACCACCATCCCCCGGACGAAGTTGGGTACGGTGGTGGCCACCGTGGCCCGCAGGTTGGTGCCGAATTGCTCCGCGGCAACGGTGACGAAAATGGCCCAGTAGCCGCCGGCAAAGCCAAGGAATCCGCAGACTCCGTAGAAAAAAGCCGGGCTTTGGCCGCCTTGGAGAAAATAGAGGGTGATCCCGGCCACGGTCAGGAACAGGAAGATCAAGATCGCCTTTTTTCGGCTGCGCAGGAGCTGACTCACCAGGCCGCTGGACAAATCGCCCGCGATCAAGCCCAGATAACAGAACATCACACTATTGCCCGCCGAGACCGGGCCGCTGATACCCAGCGCGACACCAAACTCCGGGGAAAAGGTGATCAGGACCCCGACCACGAACCAGATTGGGATGCCGATCAGAATCGAGTTGCAGTAGCGGCGGAATCGCAACCAATCGGTGAACAGGGCCAAAAAGTTTCCCCGCCGTACCCCGGTCCGGTCATCCATGGCCCGGAACATCCCCGACTCGGCCACCCGGATCCGGGTAACGAGCAGCAGTAATCCGAGCACCCCGCCGATGACAAAGGCGGTGCGCCAGTCAAAGGTGGTGGCGACGAGATTGGCCAGGATGGCCCCGGAGACGCCCACCGAGGCGACCAGCATGGTGCCGTACCCGCGGATGCTCTTGTGCAGGATCTCGGAGACCAGGGTGATGCCTGCGCCCAACTCTCCGGCCAGGCCGATACCGGCAATAAAGCGCAGGGTTGCGTAAGCCGGCAGTGTGGTGGCAAGCCCGTTTGCCAGGTTGGCGAGGGAATAGAGGAAGATCGAGGCGAACATGATCGTGAGCCGCCCCTTGCGATCTCCGAGAATACCCCAGAGAATCCCGCCGACCAGCATCCCGGCCATCTGCATATTCAATAAAAAAACGCCGTTATCGATGAGCGCCTGCCCGGAGAAGCCAAGGGATTTGAGGCTCGGCACCCGGACGATGCTGAAGAGCACCAGGTCGTAGATGTCGACGAAATAGCCCAAGGCGGCGACAATGACCGGCAGGCTGAAGATTTGGCGAAGGGTCGTGTTGTTGTGTGGTGTCATGGACGTTTCTGTCGGAGGCGGGTCAGGCGCCCACTAAAAATCAGGCATGCAGTTTGTAACAGCGGAAATTTCATTTGATCACCTCGGTGGCCAGGCGCAACAGGTTGGAGCTGAGACTCAGGCCATTGCCCTGCGCTGCGAGCAGATTCGCTTTGAAAGTCACTTTTCCCATATTTGTATCCATGTTCAGCACAACCCCCTCCAGGATGGCTCCCGGCGAGTCGGCCACAGTCAGCACCGGCTTGTTGTGCAGACTGTCAAGCACCCGCGGCAGATTGCCAATCACCGGGCGGGAGATGAATACAATCTGGCAATTTCCCAAACCATCCACGCTGGTGATGCGTTTTACGGCCAGACTGCGTCCGTTGACGCTCTGGCCTTGGATTTTATTGTCCAGGTCCTGGCCGAAGGGGTCCGGGCCGTATACGCAAACGTTCAGGGGGGAGCCCACTTCGGCAGGCCATTTGGTGAAGGCGACGAAGTTATACAGGAAAGCCGCCTTGAGGGTATACTCCGCCATTCCCTCTGCACGTGCCAAAGAAACCCAGCAGATCAGGGCAAGCGTGCAGCAAAGAGAGCGAAAACCCTTTTTGAGCCGGGGTTTG
Proteins encoded in this window:
- a CDS encoding MFS transporter; amino-acid sequence: MTPHNNTTLRQIFSLPVIVAALGYFVDIYDLVLFSIVRVPSLKSLGFSGQALIDNGVFLLNMQMAGMLVGGILWGILGDRKGRLTIMFASIFLYSLANLANGLATTLPAYATLRFIAGIGLAGELGAGITLVSEILHKSIRGYGTMLVASVGVSGAILANLVATTFDWRTAFVIGGVLGLLLLVTRIRVAESGMFRAMDDRTGVRRGNFLALFTDWLRFRRYCNSILIGIPIWFVVGVLITFSPEFGVALGISGPVSAGNSVMFCYLGLIAGDLSSGLVSQLLRSRKKAILIFLFLTVAGITLYFLQGGQSPAFFYGVCGFLGFAGGYWAIFVTVAAEQFGTNLRATVATTVPNFVRGMVVPITMLFQLGRNYLSLESSALLVGAICLIAAFLALAGLEETFHKDLDYFEEFL
- a CDS encoding YfiR family protein, which encodes MAEYTLKAAFLYNFVAFTKWPAEVGSPLNVCVYGPDPFGQDLDNKIQGQSVNGRSLAVKRITSVDGLGNCQIVFISRPVIGNLPRVLDSLHNKPVLTVADSPGAILEGVVLNMDTNMGKVTFKANLLAAQGNGLSLSSNLLRLATEVIK
- a CDS encoding sigma-54-dependent transcriptional regulator — protein: MKIRGRIFAVDDDELIVSMLARGLKKEGYAVHFQTTPQDVVANIIAWQPDIVFLDVDLAEEMTGFDILAAIKKEGLEAEVVMLTADDSAESAIRAMKLGAIEYFTKPFNLDEIKIITGNIIDNIRRKAEIDYHRKNTCPYFEHGLVGESPCIMEIIRKAEKLVQARAETILVTGESGSGKEVLARHLHCRRQKEEGVGQGQSPFFAVNCTALPENLIESELFGHVKGAFTDARTDKKGIFELAGDGTLLLDEIGDMRLDLQAKLLRVLEERTVRRLGGSVDLPVQATVIVTTNKDLQAASEQGGFRKDLFFRLSAFALELPPLREREDDILLLARHFLRYFSSKYLKKGIKGFSVDAERAMLAYAWPGNVRELRNIIERCVVLEEMETITREHLLPNLAGWADAAAVASARIILPEEGLSLEGLEKDLIRQALERTGANQTKAAKLLGISYDTLRYQMKKFALV